In Acidobacteriota bacterium, a single window of DNA contains:
- a CDS encoding RHS repeat-associated core domain-containing protein encodes MVEAVVNAVTTSYRYDGEGRRLKKTVGTAVTRFVYGMGGELVAEHEGVTASPSTPTKEYVYGPTGMLAEVTGSAVNFLTPDHLGSPRVLTSQNGIVVNRRDFFPFGEDIAVGVGGRTAGMGYGTDSLRQRFTGYERDEETGLDFAQARYYANTLGRFQSADPLYFQGMMVIDPQQFNGYVYTRNNPLKWIDPTGERLFLGGNINWLVSNVLYELAGGQGQFQTYFQVQDGQVILREGADLSQANSGVQLLVELVQSNENYLFFADSNGAAAADLFQGSRDNKGRLTQMGKSLAIRFNGSTSQTGGVGYLLGTRGRPNQLQPANLSNGDSVFSVIAYNTNLVQTQVGINVSSIFPGAASSPEVNGQIEGMGHIIRPVSFFIHEASENRKFEEIGPKYETAHHHAIRREGIIRQELRIGGGFAGAIIQSVVKKP; translated from the coding sequence ATGGTGGAAGCGGTGGTCAACGCAGTCACAACCAGTTACCGCTATGACGGAGAAGGTCGCCGCCTCAAGAAAACGGTCGGCACGGCGGTCACCCGGTTTGTCTACGGAATGGGTGGAGAGTTGGTCGCCGAACACGAAGGCGTGACGGCTTCGCCTTCAACCCCAACCAAAGAATATGTGTACGGGCCTACGGGGATGCTGGCGGAAGTCACCGGAAGTGCGGTCAACTTCCTGACGCCGGATCATCTTGGGTCGCCGAGGGTACTCACCAGCCAGAATGGCATCGTCGTCAACCGAAGGGACTTCTTCCCCTTTGGAGAAGACATCGCGGTTGGGGTGGGTGGACGAACGGCGGGGATGGGCTACGGGACAGACTCGTTGCGGCAGCGGTTCACTGGCTATGAGCGGGATGAGGAAACGGGGTTGGACTTCGCCCAGGCCAGGTACTATGCCAACACGTTGGGGCGGTTTCAGAGTGCGGATCCGCTTTACTTTCAAGGAATGATGGTAATTGACCCACAACAATTCAACGGCTATGTATATACGCGGAATAACCCACTGAAATGGATAGATCCAACTGGAGAGCGCCTTTTTTTAGGTGGGAATATCAACTGGCTGGTGTCAAATGTTCTTTATGAACTGGCTGGTGGGCAAGGACAATTTCAAACTTACTTCCAGGTTCAAGATGGGCAAGTAATTCTCCGTGAAGGAGCTGACTTGTCACAAGCAAACTCTGGAGTTCAATTACTTGTGGAATTGGTTCAGTCAAATGAAAACTACCTTTTCTTTGCTGACTCAAATGGTGCTGCTGCTGCTGATTTATTTCAAGGCTCAAGAGACAATAAAGGGCGCCTGACACAGATGGGTAAATCTTTAGCTATCAGGTTTAACGGAAGTACCTCACAAACCGGTGGTGTTGGTTATTTGCTTGGCACAAGGGGAAGACCTAATCAATTACAACCAGCAAATCTTTCAAATGGTGATTCTGTTTTTTCTGTTATCGCTTACAACACAAACTTGGTGCAAACTCAGGTAGGAATTAATGTAAGCAGTATTTTCCCTGGTGCCGCATCCTCTCCTGAAGTCAACGGACAAATAGAAGGAATGGGGCATATTATTCGACCTGTTAGCTTTTTTATCCATGAAGCGAGTGAAAACCGGAAATTCGAAGAAATTGGGCCAAAATATGAAACAGCACACCATCATGCTATCCGACGTGAAGGTATCATCAGGCAAGAGCTTCGAATTGGTGGTGGGTTTGCAGGGGCGATAATACAGTCTGTAGTTAAAAAACCATAG
- a CDS encoding carboxypeptidase regulatory-like domain-containing protein, producing MKQFVAIWLGLWFFSQATGHQCRCKPPEPNKTTHPGGNEIITVMEQVPYKCIEGRVQNIGGQALKDVLVEVLDRPEWITKGLVASPVGQKRIKACKTDALGRFCFHNIPAGKYEICASKDSEWNPSHVYVVVQPHNRKATKKKLVIHLTPGS from the coding sequence ATGAAACAGTTTGTTGCTATCTGGCTAGGTCTTTGGTTTTTCTCCCAGGCTACAGGGCATCAATGTCGCTGCAAACCACCTGAACCAAATAAAACAACACACCCAGGTGGAAATGAGATAATTACTGTCATGGAGCAAGTTCCATATAAATGCATTGAAGGTCGGGTGCAAAATATTGGTGGTCAAGCATTAAAAGATGTTTTGGTTGAGGTTCTTGACAGACCAGAATGGATCACCAAAGGGCTGGTTGCATCACCAGTTGGCCAAAAGAGAATTAAAGCCTGCAAAACAGATGCGTTGGGAAGATTTTGCTTCCACAATATTCCAGCAGGTAAATATGAAATATGTGCCAGCAAAGACTCTGAGTGGAATCCATCTCATGTTTATGTAGTTGTCCAACCTCACAACCGAAAAGCAACAAAGAAAAAATTGGTTATTCACCTCACACCAGGAAGCTAA
- a CDS encoding glutathione peroxidase has protein sequence MSRKILFTLMLALLVSGVSGCWFGGKQQPMVSEASSIDCPGALNYTVKSIEGKDVNLCSYKGKVVLIVNTASQCGFTPQYKGLEELYQKYRDRGLRILAFPSNDYGQQEPGTNTEIKQFCEMNYHTTFDLFGKVTVKGDGKAPLFAYLTSGGGNPDLAGEIKWNFSKFLIGPDGKLVARFGSSVTPTSTELTSAIESVLKAK, from the coding sequence ATGTCACGAAAGATTTTGTTCACGTTGATGCTGGCACTTCTGGTGTCAGGTGTTAGCGGGTGCTGGTTTGGAGGAAAACAACAACCCATGGTTTCAGAAGCATCAAGCATTGATTGTCCAGGTGCGTTGAATTACACGGTCAAATCCATTGAAGGTAAAGATGTTAACCTGTGTTCCTACAAAGGCAAGGTGGTGCTTATCGTCAACACGGCCTCCCAATGTGGATTCACACCGCAATATAAAGGACTCGAAGAGCTGTATCAGAAATATCGGGATCGCGGGCTGCGGATCCTGGCCTTTCCCTCAAATGATTATGGACAACAGGAACCGGGCACTAATACGGAAATTAAACAGTTTTGTGAGATGAACTATCACACCACGTTTGATTTGTTCGGCAAGGTGACCGTCAAAGGGGATGGGAAAGCCCCGCTGTTTGCCTATTTGACCTCAGGCGGCGGGAACCCCGACCTGGCCGGAGAAATTAAATGGAATTTTTCCAAGTTTCTGATTGGCCCGGATGGAAAGCTGGTCGCCCGTTTTGGGTCAAGTGTGACTCCGACCTCAACCGAACTGACATCAGCCATTGAGAGCGTGCTCAAGGCCAAATAA